A genomic segment from Flammeovirga pectinis encodes:
- a CDS encoding PKD domain-containing protein translates to MNFTKKTIVLLCCLLVAASQVFAGTIRTNGTMASTLKANDFAVTTPGLLQAENYSNVTGEIEIESSSDTDGTSTVGYFDPGDLLSFATNVPTAFSAKIKFRVASLPGGDLVLTTNNGDLLTIQIPSTGGWADWQTQEIIVDFPVSNILNIGTTTGAININWIEVEENDCPNPALASLTIKAESLSVLPNNSIQLLLEAFDGCGVPVAVAAQWSANAPNGLFIAGDNETTEIISVQAGGLTTSVTVKVESLSKRYNFVVNHHGRLQASGNSIVGKNGETVSLAGNSLFWSSAAPTWYSKTTVDWLVDDWNTQVIRATMSVNPKDGAGLPWNSNDYVQSPEYTMGLMQNVINAAIENDIYVMVDFHEHYSDQYTAEAIKFFGDIAKQYNGYDNIIYELWNEPINDSWGTVKNHADQVIAEIRKYDPDNLIVVGTPFYSQRVDDAAANQIQDNNVAYALHGYAIEPAHGALRKGYSVPTVGTEWGIGINDNGGGETGAWLNYWRNQDGGKIHVMWAVNNKQVNGDENWSILNANVNAEGGWSTNDLSTSGRFQRDVMRGWIDYTPEVACTNESLESITINAAATSVTVGLPLTLSVAGTSTCDNTWNLQGEWSANVVNGVFTATEVGVSTVSYTDQGISATLQITVTPNQAPIANAGADQFLVQPITALNLQGSASDVEGDALMYSWTQISGPITTSIESPNSIRPLVQGLSVLGEYEFELTVNDANGQTSDIVKITAVANTPPTVNAGVDQNVILGSNANLSASATDAEDDNLSYTWSQVNGPISGTINNSNAAQTTVSGLTELGVYTFEVGVSDGTSSASDQVTVEVTPVVNLLTNGDFSAGTSAWTSFVFESSTASNTEVNGVFKSTINYGGWENWHVQFYQGGLTIENNQSYTLKFKAKAASNRSIQVGVEKNGSPYTGHFSATPQLTTTMQQFEFEFTMANPTDSNARVAFNLGSANADVEIDDVVLLPGTGLPSNEVPVVTVGADEFLPKGTTSTTLTGAATDADNGPQTLTYAWTQTSGAAVTIVSPTAQVTAVTGLTNGGVYTFTLTASDGEDTSSANVEIEVEDDIIILTRIEAENYSGMDGVQTESCSEGGLNVGYIDAWDWLSFDNINIPTTGTYTISYRVASQNGGGRLKFEKAGGSVNYGEISIPSTGGWQNWTTVSHQVTLTAGNQNFAIAVLEGGFNINWLEISSGSSSSARKMDNSKLEQELTSQLISLYPNPVQQQLSIEGLSTTASRLEIYSTGGMIVESIDLSENKTVNVSVENLKAGIYLLRVYDNDIIQTKKFIKR, encoded by the coding sequence ATGAATTTTACAAAAAAAACAATTGTACTATTATGTTGCCTTTTGGTAGCTGCATCACAAGTATTTGCAGGTACTATACGGACAAATGGTACAATGGCCAGCACACTAAAAGCAAATGATTTTGCAGTAACTACACCAGGCTTATTACAAGCAGAAAACTACAGTAATGTAACAGGAGAAATAGAAATAGAGTCTTCTTCTGATACGGACGGAACATCTACTGTAGGTTACTTTGATCCGGGAGATCTTCTCTCTTTTGCTACAAATGTACCTACTGCTTTTTCAGCAAAAATTAAGTTCAGAGTAGCATCATTACCAGGTGGTGATTTAGTATTAACTACTAATAATGGTGATTTACTAACGATCCAAATTCCATCTACAGGTGGATGGGCAGATTGGCAAACACAAGAAATAATTGTTGACTTCCCAGTATCAAATATTTTGAATATTGGAACAACAACAGGTGCTATTAATATTAATTGGATTGAAGTTGAAGAAAACGATTGTCCTAACCCTGCATTAGCAAGTTTAACAATTAAAGCAGAAAGTCTTTCTGTATTACCAAATAATTCAATTCAGCTCCTTCTAGAAGCATTTGATGGTTGTGGAGTACCTGTGGCAGTAGCTGCACAATGGTCTGCAAATGCACCAAATGGCTTATTTATAGCAGGAGATAACGAAACAACAGAAATTATAAGTGTGCAAGCGGGCGGCTTAACTACTTCTGTAACTGTTAAGGTTGAAAGTTTATCTAAAAGATACAATTTTGTTGTAAACCACCACGGGCGTTTACAAGCTAGTGGCAACAGTATTGTAGGTAAAAACGGAGAAACTGTAAGTTTAGCCGGTAACAGTTTATTTTGGAGTAGTGCAGCCCCAACTTGGTACAGTAAAACTACTGTAGATTGGTTAGTAGATGACTGGAACACACAAGTTATACGTGCAACAATGTCTGTAAACCCAAAAGATGGAGCAGGTTTACCTTGGAACTCTAACGATTATGTTCAATCTCCAGAGTATACAATGGGTTTAATGCAAAACGTAATTAATGCGGCAATCGAAAATGATATCTACGTAATGGTAGATTTTCATGAGCATTATTCTGACCAATATACTGCAGAGGCAATTAAATTTTTTGGGGATATAGCCAAACAATATAATGGGTACGATAACATTATATACGAATTATGGAATGAGCCAATTAACGACTCATGGGGAACAGTAAAAAACCATGCGGACCAAGTAATTGCAGAAATACGTAAATACGATCCAGATAATTTGATTGTTGTTGGTACTCCTTTTTACTCACAAAGAGTAGACGATGCAGCAGCAAATCAAATTCAAGATAATAACGTTGCTTATGCTTTGCATGGTTATGCAATCGAACCTGCACACGGTGCTTTAAGAAAAGGATACAGTGTACCAACAGTTGGTACTGAATGGGGAATTGGTATTAATGATAACGGTGGAGGAGAAACTGGTGCTTGGTTAAACTATTGGAGAAACCAAGATGGTGGTAAAATCCATGTAATGTGGGCAGTAAACAATAAGCAAGTTAACGGAGATGAAAACTGGTCTATTCTTAATGCGAATGTAAATGCAGAAGGGGGATGGAGTACAAATGACTTATCTACTTCTGGAAGATTCCAAAGGGATGTGATGCGTGGTTGGATTGATTATACTCCAGAAGTAGCTTGTACGAACGAGTCTTTAGAAAGTATTACTATCAATGCAGCAGCAACATCTGTTACAGTAGGTTTACCTTTAACTTTATCAGTTGCAGGAACAAGTACATGTGATAATACTTGGAACTTACAAGGAGAGTGGTCAGCAAATGTAGTAAATGGCGTATTTACAGCAACAGAAGTAGGTGTAAGTACGGTTTCTTATACAGACCAAGGTATTTCAGCTACACTTCAAATTACTGTAACACCCAATCAAGCACCAATAGCTAATGCAGGTGCTGATCAGTTTTTAGTGCAACCAATTACGGCATTAAATTTACAAGGTAGTGCATCTGATGTAGAAGGAGATGCTTTAATGTATTCTTGGACACAAATTAGTGGACCAATTACTACATCTATAGAAAGTCCAAATTCAATACGCCCATTAGTACAAGGCTTATCTGTTCTTGGAGAATACGAATTTGAATTAACCGTAAATGATGCCAATGGTCAGACATCTGACATTGTAAAAATTACTGCAGTAGCAAATACACCTCCAACAGTAAATGCAGGTGTAGATCAAAATGTTATTTTAGGGAGTAATGCAAATTTATCGGCAAGTGCAACAGATGCAGAAGACGATAACTTATCGTATACATGGTCTCAAGTAAACGGACCAATAAGTGGTACAATTAATAATTCAAATGCTGCGCAAACAACGGTAAGTGGTCTAACTGAACTTGGTGTTTATACTTTTGAAGTTGGTGTATCAGATGGAACAAGCTCTGCTTCAGATCAGGTAACAGTAGAAGTAACACCAGTTGTAAATCTTTTAACAAATGGCGATTTTAGTGCAGGAACATCAGCATGGACAAGCTTTGTTTTTGAATCTTCTACAGCCTCTAATACAGAAGTTAACGGAGTATTTAAAAGTACAATTAATTATGGAGGATGGGAAAACTGGCACGTTCAGTTCTACCAAGGTGGTTTAACTATTGAAAATAACCAATCGTATACCTTAAAATTTAAAGCAAAAGCAGCAAGTAATCGTTCAATTCAGGTAGGAGTAGAGAAAAATGGTAGCCCTTACACCGGTCATTTTTCTGCAACACCACAGTTAACAACAACTATGCAGCAATTTGAGTTTGAATTTACAATGGCAAACCCAACAGATAGTAATGCTCGTGTTGCTTTTAACTTAGGTAGCGCTAATGCTGATGTAGAGATTGACGATGTAGTGTTATTACCAGGAACGGGTTTACCATCTAACGAAGTACCAGTAGTTACTGTAGGAGCCGATGAGTTTTTACCAAAAGGGACTACATCTACTACTTTAACAGGTGCAGCAACAGATGCAGATAATGGTCCGCAGACATTAACGTATGCATGGACTCAAACTTCTGGAGCGGCAGTAACAATTGTATCACCAACAGCACAAGTTACAGCAGTAACAGGGCTTACAAATGGAGGAGTTTATACTTTTACGTTAACGGCTTCAGACGGTGAAGATACAAGCAGTGCAAATGTAGAAATTGAAGTTGAAGATGATATAATAATTTTAACAAGAATTGAAGCTGAAAACTATTCTGGAATGGATGGTGTGCAGACGGAATCTTGTTCTGAAGGAGGTCTTAATGTAGGGTATATTGATGCTTGGGATTGGTTGTCTTTTGATAACATCAATATCCCTACAACTGGAACTTATACAATCTCTTATAGAGTAGCGAGCCAAAATGGTGGCGGACGTTTAAAATTTGAAAAAGCAGGTGGATCTGTAAACTACGGCGAAATTTCTATTCCTAGTACAGGTGGATGGCAAAACTGGACAACAGTTTCTCATCAAGTTACACTAACTGCAGGAAATCAGAACTTTGCTATTGCAGTACTGGAAGGTGGATTTAACATTAATTGGTTAGAAATTTCTTCAGGAAGTTCTTCATCTGCTAGAAAAATGGACAACAGTAAGTTAGAACAAGAGTTGACATCGCAATTGATATCACTTTACCCTAACCCTGTACAGCAACAATTAAGTATTGAAGGTTTATCAACTACAGCTTCTAGATTAGAAATTTATTCTACAGGAGGAATGATAGTAGAAAGCATAGACCTTTCAGAAAATAAAACAGTAAACGTTTCTGTAGAGAACCTTAAGGCAGGGATCTACTTATTACGTGTATACGATAACGATATAATCCAAACTAAGAAGTTTATCAAAAGATAG
- a CDS encoding DUF4493 domain-containing protein yields the protein MQTKLKPQVLSVLLFLGLFSCTTEETDQQPVEYTGTFSLNIALDNTTEVSFGRTANTTSTDNFLVKILKNDEEVAVFDNYADMAQQEELETGKYSIVVTSGEEQPAAFDNPLYSATQEFTIAYGSNTAIDITCALLNAKVKLTFSDTFKNKYPDASADVYTEEALLNFTENKEGFFSIVENTISPIVRVNYTKEDVDRVKLTQFSELKSNYEVAVIVNYNQENDVVFFGEEYTPMTEKEVLMEIKESIHPNSTYLYNWGDDVPFNEWYGINVNEDGFVDSLKLHIIKPLPTSIENLTHLKTLEINHRKAGGGLPDDKTLPIEYFSSSQLTSLKTFGGKFDWNNILMFNKLEHLVFTGFSTTPIGNELSEFKNLKTLWISVSDVYGVIGEPFHQSFNDELKKLTQIEELIIKDLNYNLLTIPENIGDFTKLKILKLKSDGITGDLPNEIYQLTNLEELVIEGQFTGEISSSIYNLTNLTSLHLYGNLTGSIPNAIANLDKLIWLSLAGNNLTGNIISEFGLMENLYVLYLNDNQFTGEIPKELGALPELTHVDFSNNQLSGSIPEEIEQISTLYSLYLSHNQLSGTIPEFFATMRNLRSLHLDNNNFEGTISQDIIDRLRTFDLTYDDKNAPE from the coding sequence ATGCAAACTAAACTAAAACCACAAGTACTGTCTGTACTTCTATTCCTTGGTCTTTTTTCATGTACAACAGAAGAAACTGATCAACAGCCTGTTGAATATACAGGTACATTCTCTTTAAACATTGCGTTAGACAATACTACTGAAGTCAGTTTTGGGAGAACTGCCAACACTACTTCAACAGATAATTTCTTAGTGAAAATTCTAAAGAATGATGAAGAAGTTGCTGTATTTGACAACTATGCCGACATGGCACAACAAGAAGAGTTAGAAACAGGAAAATACTCAATAGTAGTAACTTCTGGAGAAGAACAACCTGCTGCTTTTGACAATCCTTTGTATTCTGCTACACAAGAGTTTACTATTGCATATGGGAGTAATACTGCTATAGATATCACTTGTGCATTATTGAATGCAAAGGTGAAACTTACTTTTTCTGATACTTTTAAAAATAAATACCCTGATGCTTCTGCAGATGTTTATACAGAAGAGGCCCTTTTAAATTTCACAGAAAATAAAGAGGGTTTCTTTAGTATAGTAGAAAATACGATCAGCCCAATTGTTCGTGTAAATTACACCAAAGAGGATGTTGATAGAGTTAAACTGACTCAATTTTCTGAACTAAAGAGTAACTATGAAGTTGCTGTAATTGTAAACTACAATCAAGAGAATGATGTAGTCTTTTTTGGTGAGGAATATACTCCAATGACGGAAAAAGAAGTATTGATGGAAATTAAAGAATCAATACATCCAAATTCTACATACTTATATAATTGGGGAGATGATGTACCTTTTAACGAATGGTACGGTATAAATGTTAATGAAGACGGATTTGTGGATTCATTAAAACTTCATATTATTAAACCTTTACCAACTTCTATTGAAAATTTAACGCATCTAAAAACATTAGAAATTAATCACAGAAAAGCAGGTGGAGGATTACCTGATGACAAAACATTACCTATTGAATACTTTTCGTCTTCTCAATTAACAAGTTTAAAAACCTTTGGCGGAAAATTTGATTGGAATAACATTCTTATGTTCAATAAACTAGAACATTTAGTTTTCACTGGTTTCTCTACTACTCCGATTGGAAATGAACTTTCAGAGTTTAAAAATTTAAAAACTTTATGGATATCTGTCTCTGATGTATATGGTGTAATAGGTGAACCTTTCCATCAAAGCTTTAATGATGAATTAAAAAAACTGACTCAAATAGAAGAGTTAATTATCAAAGACTTGAATTACAACTTATTGACAATACCAGAAAATATAGGTGATTTCACAAAATTAAAAATTCTAAAATTAAAATCTGATGGTATTACGGGTGACTTACCTAATGAAATATACCAATTAACAAACTTAGAAGAACTTGTAATAGAAGGTCAATTCACTGGTGAAATATCTTCATCAATTTATAATCTTACTAACCTTACTTCGCTACATTTATATGGTAATTTAACAGGCTCAATCCCTAACGCAATCGCAAATTTAGATAAGTTAATTTGGTTATCATTAGCAGGTAATAACCTAACAGGTAATATTATAAGTGAATTTGGATTAATGGAGAACCTATATGTTTTATATCTAAATGATAATCAATTCACAGGGGAAATCCCAAAAGAATTAGGAGCCTTACCAGAGTTAACTCACGTAGATTTTTCTAACAATCAACTTTCAGGAAGTATTCCAGAAGAAATTGAACAAATTAGTACTTTATATTCATTATATCTCTCACATAATCAACTTTCAGGAACGATACCTGAATTCTTTGCTACCATGAGAAATTTAAGAAGCCTACATCTAGACAATAATAATTTTGAAGGAACAATATCACAAGATATTATAGATAGATTACGAACTTTTGATTTAACTTACGACGATAAAAATGCTCCAGAATAA
- the sigZ gene encoding RNA polymerase sigma factor SigZ produces the protein MMNTNEIWRQFKDELLGFIKSKVNDDALAEDILQEIFIKIHQKKNSLTNNQKLQSWVYQITRNAIIDHYRKKKNSITDINALNLPQETEEDSASFVACTECVKPFILELPEIYKDVLLKVTYTKMSQKEYAENIGITYPTVKARIQRGREKLKTSFENCCKIIDGEFIERKISCSSGCKNK, from the coding sequence ATGATGAACACAAACGAAATATGGAGACAGTTTAAAGATGAATTACTTGGCTTTATAAAAAGTAAGGTAAATGATGATGCTCTTGCTGAAGATATTTTACAAGAGATTTTTATCAAGATTCATCAAAAGAAAAACAGTCTTACAAATAATCAGAAATTACAAAGTTGGGTGTACCAAATTACACGGAACGCAATAATTGATCACTACAGAAAAAAGAAAAATAGTATTACAGATATAAATGCATTAAACCTACCACAAGAAACAGAAGAAGATAGTGCTAGTTTTGTAGCCTGTACAGAGTGTGTAAAACCATTTATATTAGAGCTTCCAGAAATCTATAAAGATGTTTTACTTAAAGTTACCTATACAAAAATGTCGCAGAAAGAGTATGCCGAAAATATAGGCATAACTTACCCAACTGTTAAAGCTAGAATACAGAGGGGTAGAGAGAAACTAAAAACATCTTTTGAGAATTGCTGTAAAATAATTGATGGTGAATTTATTGAACGAAAGATCTCTTGCTCAAGTGGTTGTAAAAATAAATAA
- a CDS encoding GDSL-type esterase/lipase family protein, producing MKNLFYITLLFISSLSCMPKNKVDTSSFYPDKTMQVKYHSEWTANHYKERISVFKATPLVHKDIVFLGNSITEQGSDWGAKFGLPNIKNRGISGDVTDGVLLRLGEIAYYKPSKVFIMIGVNDLFNLHFQKQIPSAEYVASNIIKIVDQIHEISPTTEIYVESILPDHQDFMAPLINKVNTLVMEHNGKNFTYINLNPLFQDKDGLMNNKLSTDGTHLNEEGYAIWVDAIKEIVKK from the coding sequence ATGAAAAACCTCTTTTATATAACCTTACTCTTTATTAGTTCACTTTCTTGTATGCCTAAAAATAAAGTAGATACTAGTAGTTTTTATCCAGATAAAACAATGCAGGTAAAGTATCACTCAGAATGGACGGCCAATCATTATAAAGAAAGAATTTCTGTATTTAAAGCAACCCCTTTGGTACATAAAGATATTGTCTTTTTAGGAAATAGCATTACTGAACAAGGCAGTGATTGGGGTGCTAAATTTGGTCTTCCAAATATAAAAAATAGAGGTATAAGTGGCGATGTAACTGATGGTGTTTTACTAAGACTTGGTGAGATAGCTTATTATAAACCATCTAAGGTTTTTATTATGATTGGAGTAAACGATCTGTTCAATTTACATTTTCAGAAGCAAATTCCATCGGCTGAATATGTAGCAAGTAATATCATAAAAATTGTTGATCAAATACATGAAATTTCTCCTACAACAGAAATATATGTAGAAAGCATATTGCCAGATCATCAAGATTTTATGGCTCCATTAATTAATAAAGTGAATACACTTGTAATGGAACATAATGGGAAAAACTTCACCTACATTAATTTAAACCCCCTATTTCAGGATAAAGATGGTCTGATGAATAATAAGTTATCTACTGATGGTACTCATCTTAATGAAGAAGGTTATGCTATTTGGGTTGATGCTATAAAAGAAATAGTGAAAAAATAA